The following is a genomic window from Kogia breviceps isolate mKogBre1 chromosome 4, mKogBre1 haplotype 1, whole genome shotgun sequence.
CCTAGTCCCTCAGCATGCCTCCAGGTCCCCACCATGCCCTTCAGGTCCCACCATCCTCTCCTAGTCCACAGCAATTCCTCCGGGTCCCCAGCATCGCCCTAGGTCCTCAGCACCTCCCTAGTCTCCCAGCATCCCCACCAGGTCCCACCAACAGCGGCAAGTTACAACATTCCTTCCAAGTCCCCATCAtccccctaggcctccaccatcGCCCTAGTCCCCCAGCATCCACTCCAGGTCCCCAGCATCCCTCAAGACCCCACCTTTGGCCCTTGTGCCTCTCTGTTAGCCCCGCCCACATCCCACCACCTTCCGTAGTCCTTGGAGCATTGGAAAGAGGAGGAGTCCTCACTTCGGCGGTAGCGTTAGGAGGGACCCTGACGGAAGGGCACAGGCCCAGCTGCAGACTGGAGACACGCCTTACCTGAGTCGCGGGGGAGGCGCGAAGTCGACAAGACTCGAGGCCAACACCGTTCAACAATCTCTGAAGCGGCGGGGGCCGGGGGACCCGGAGCTGGGAGGACAGTGCTGTGGGCCGCTCCTGTGCCTGCGCCAGGTGAGGGCCGTAGCATAAAGCGAGCATGCGCCCAAGAACTGGCTCGCCGTGTTTCAGGCTCGGGCAGGAACTTAGACCGCGGGCTCTAGGTTCCGCTCGAGTGCTCCGGGACGACCGCGGCCTATGAGTGTCTGTACCTCGCCGGTTTCGCTCTGGCCGGCGCGGGGCTGTGAGCCGCGGGTGCTCAGAGCGTGTACTCCGGAAGTAGGTTTAGCAAATACTTCCTTTTTCACCTCCCTGTTTAAAGAGCAGAGAAGTGGGAATCCGGAAGCCGGATTCTGGGCCTCCACGAGCACTCCGTCCCCAGCCGCCCCTCCGACTCCGCGCAGCCCCTGTGATCGCTCCGCAGCCCTCCTTGTGCCCGGCAGCTCCTCCGACCCCCCCCCTCAGCCCCGCCCTGTTCCCGGCAGCCCTCCAGATCCCCCCGGCAGACTCCCACCCCACGCACCCCGCACGCCAGGGACGCCGAACCTGGCTCGGGATGGACAGGGAGGCGCGCGTGTTCGCCGAGAGCCACTTCCGAGGCCTCGAGGGGTGTCTCCCCGGCAGGGTCTGCCCGAAACTGGACCGCGTAGACTTCATCGAGAAGCCGGACTCCTTTTCCTACGCCGACTTCTTCAAGGGTTACCTGCTCCCTAACTTACCCTGTGTTTTCTCCAGCGCCTTCACCGAGGGCTGGGGCAGCAGGAGGCTCTGGGTGACACCCAGCGGAAAGCCCAACTTCGATTATCTGCTTCAGAACTATGGTAAGGACTGAGCGCGAGTGCCCCGGGCAAGAACAGCATGGAGTGCAAACACAGGACTAGACTCTTAGGTCGGACTGTGAGGGGGGGCGCAAATGAGGAGAGCCACAGAGGGCTTGAGGGAGGCAAGGCATGAGTCACTCCCCAGAAGAATTCACCTGGAGACGGTGTAGCAATGAGTTGGAGGGCGGACAGGGTCAGGGAGGATTGACAGGCTGGAGGACTCTCAGAAAAGTCTTGTCCCTGACCCTTTCCTTTCAGGAGACGTGGTTGTACCTGTTGCAAATTGTGGGGTCCGGGAATACAACTCCAACCCCAAAGAACACATGCCCCTCAGAGACTACATCAGCTACTGGAAAGAGTACATTCAGGGAAACTACTCCTCTTCACGGGGCTGTCTCTATCTCAAAGACTGGCATCTGTGCAGGTAAAGGAGCCTGGAGGATTGGCCACAGCACTGCTTTTCAGTTCTGATTGAGCCCTGGCTGCACACGGAGGAACTCATCTTTTCCCCAGTTCGGAATTTAACCCGCTTTCCTCGGCCTGGTTAGAAGTGTCATTCTCTCCAATCATGGTCATCTCACCATGCctgcacaggcttggttgctatGAGGAATGTAGGCCTGGCAGAGGCACAGATGGGCTATGGTTACCCACCTCTTCTTTGTCACATTTGCCCAGAACCATGCTTGTCAGCTTCACCTCCATCTAACTGGCAGCATCCACCTTTGCCTGTCCTCTCAGATGCCCCTGGGACCAGCCTCCCCTGTCCAGACCTACTTCTCCAAGTCAGGCCTGTTATCATCCACGTTGGCTATTGCCAGTCTCCAGACTAGCTGCCCCGCCTCAAGTCCTGCACCCCACTGCTAAAGTCCAAGTGAGCTTTCCAGCAGGACTGTGCCCCACCCATTTAAAATCTCCATCACTAACAAGCAATGCCAACTCTTTAACAAGGCCTTCCGAGATCTGTGGCCACTCACCACATGCTTCTTCCACCTGGGGAGCTTAAAGGATGTGCTCTGAGAAATGCCTCGCTCTTGTGGGCAGCCCCACCCCTTCCGCTGGCCTTCCCACTCTCTGAGGTGGTCCTCAGGTTCTGTAGCCATTTCCCCTGCCAGGGGTGCACTTTTCACAAGCAGAGAGGAGGTCCTAGTCAGACCCCTGCCATCTAGCACAGGGCCCTGGCACAGATCAGATGCTCATTTAATGACTGAGTGAACAGTCGAATTCTTGTTTTGCTGATGCAGGAActaagactcaaaaaaaaaaaaaaaaaaaatcaggccctTGTGATTCCCAAGAGCAATCCAAGAGTACATGAAGGGCACCAGCATCCTGCTCAAAGTTTACCCTTGATACTATCTGCCACACAGCTTCCTACTTGTCAGAGAGACCTGGCCTGGCAGACAGTCACTAAGATGCAACCAGACTCTGGTCCTAGACTTCACGGACTCATAGTCCAACAGCACAGGTGGACTCATAGATTCAGACACTCGTGCACTGTGAATTTGTGCTTCAGATAAGCAACGAGTAGTTTTTTGGGTATAAGTATGTCCCAGGTATTACAAGGGGCATACTTATCCTAGAAACTTGTTCacagtttatttgaaattcagtcTTGAGGAAGTGTCTTGCGTTTTCCTTGGCaacccaaaaataaaaagaacaaaggaaggcTTGGATCAGGCAGGCAGGGGTAGCCACAGGGGAGGTGATATCTGAGCAGGGTTTTGAACGATAAGCGGGAGTCTGTCACTGTGCAAAGGCATGGCAGCGGAGGGACCTGCATGGTGTTTTGGGGAACTACTGGTGGTTTGGTACTACTAAGGCTCTCCCCTGTCATGGCCTCTGACCAAGAGTGTTGTGTGACCATGTTGTTGGTAGAACTGCACTCTCCCTTGGGCTGGTTTAGAATGCTCCTCTGTTTGGGAGCCCATTGGTTGGGTTGTGGGGATGGACCCAGGAGAGTGAGGGGTTGAAAAGGAGCTCCGTGTACCTGGGCTGTCCTCATGCCTGGGCCTGTGGCTTTGAATCTGCTCGGCAGAATCAAGGTCACTGGTGTGGTTAAAAAAGTGGAGGAGACCCCCAAATTCGGGAAACCAGCATGATGCAGATGATGCATTTAAACCCCAGCTCAGCCAGAAGCTGAAATCCTGGAATGGGTGTGAGAGCAGCCAGGAACATCTAGGTCACTGCCTGTACAAGTTGTCTAGGCTGTGTCACAGCACCCCCCAAAGCCATTTCATCTGCTTACAACTCTGGTTCAGTCGTTTGGGCAGGGATCAGCTAAGGCCACTTGGGGCTGTGGTCATCTGGTGGCTGGATTATGGCTGGGTTGTCTGAGGTGGCCCCACTTCTGGTGGTTGGTGCTGACTCCAGAAGGCAGGTCAGGGTCATTCACATAATTTCAAAGCTCTCATGATATTTCATGCACTCAGGACGTGGGTGCCGGGAGGTTGGCTTGTAGCCACTTCTGCTGTAGCTTCATGCAACTTTCTAAAGGGACTCCTCGGCGGAGGGCGTGTTCACCCTGCCCATATACTTCTCATCTGACTGGCTCAACGAGTACTGGGATGCCCTGGACGTGGATGACTACCGCTTCATCTACATGGGGCCCACCGGCACCTGGTAACCGCCTGTCTGCTCCCACCCACCATCCTACACCCCGTCCCTGGTCACTCTCCTGAACCTTCCTGCTGGTGTGTCAGCTCTTGCCCAGAGCCTCTCAGAGATTCCTGTTAGCCAGGTAATGGAGTCGGCTGCCAGGTCTGGCATTTCTAAGCCCACTTACCTCTTTCCTCTGTGGAAAGAGCTCATGCACCTCTTGTGTGATgttctggggtgggggaggtttgGCCCTCCCACCTGGCTCACAGGCCAGGTGTGAGAGCTGGGCACCACTGAGGCCTCTGAGCCTGGCCAGTCTACTCAGAAGAAGCAAAGCCCACATCCAAGCTACACAGCACCAACAGAAGCTCTTGCACAGGTCGCCGTTCCATGCTGACATTTTCCGCTCCTTCAGCTGGTCCGTCAACATCTGCGGGAGGAAAAAGTGGTTCTTCTTCCCACCGGGGCAAGAAGAAGCCCTGCGGGATTGCCACGGTAGCCTGCCCTACGACGTGACCTCCCCCACACTCCTGGACAGCCGCCTACACCCCATGCGGGATCACTGTAGCCCACCACTGGAGGTCACACAGGAGGCAGGCGAGATGGTGTTTGTGCCCAGTGGGTGGCACCATCAAGTCCACAACCTGGTATGCTGGGCGCTCCCTACCCCATGTGCTGTGGCCCAGACGGGTCAGTGAGACAGACCACAGGGCTCCACTGGGCTGACTCTTACCCCCGTTCACCTGTGCCCCTTGGCCTGCTCAGCAGCTCTCCTTGCCCTCGGCACCTTCCTAAATGCGTTCCTGCAGAGAGAGGGCCGAGCCCACCCGCCCTGATCCCATAGAGTGGGCAGGCTGTCCCTCTGGGAGAGCCTGGGTATGGGATGGGGCAGGCCATGGGCAAGGCTGGTACTGCATGTGGCTATGTTGGTTCCCTGCACGCAGCACTGCTGAGGGCCCCcagcctctttccctccctcccatgtTGCTTTCCTGGACAACAGTGGGCAAGGGGTCCTCACTCTGTGGTGTTGTCCCAGCCCTTAGGGAGCCCCATTCTGGGCTAATTGTGGATTCAAATGATCCcagctctctcttctctgctggcTCCCATTGGGAGATGGAAGCAACTCCTCCCAGCTGAGGAAGGCTGAGAGGACTTCAGGACGGGGAGGGGACGGTGCCCCCTGTGGGCTCACGGGGACAGCCTGTGCCCTACCCCTTCCAGGAGGACACCATCTCCATCAACCACAACTGGGTCAACGGCTGTAACGTGGCCAACATGTGGCACTTCCTGCAGCAGGAGCTCTGTGCCGTGCAGCAGGAGATCACTGAGTGGAGGGACAGCATGCCCGACTGGCACCACCACTGCCAGGTGGGACAACTGGTCTGAGCAGGAGGGGGGCACAAGATGAGGCTCACCAGGGCTATGGGGGGGGATTGGTAGGGGGCTCACCTGAACCAGGACCACAGTCAAGGGCAAGAGGGTGCTCACCTGGCCCAGGGCGTCAGTGGGGGGAGGGTATGGAAAAGCCCCAGGACAGCCTGCAATCTTAAGGGAGGGTGTGGTCTCTAAGGTCAGATCTGTAGTCTTGGGGGCCTGGTGGCAACCAGGCCTACTTATGTGAGTGAGGGTTCTGGGGCTTCCAGGCTGCAGGACTCAGACCCATTTGATCACTGGCTGGCCCCCAGGTGTCTCCATCCTCGAGGACTGGACCGTGTCTCAGGGCCCTTTGTAGCCTAGACTTGATGCAGGGTCAGCAGAACTCGCTGAGAGCTGTGAGTGAGCAGCAGCTCACTGGTTGTTCCTTTCTGGCCCAGGTCATCATGAAGTCCTGCTCCGGAATTAATTTCGAGGAGTTTTATCACTTCCTCAAGGTCGTTGCTGAAAGGAGGCTTCTCCTCCTGGCGAAGGGGATGGGTCCTGGCAAGGTGGAGGGCGGCAAGGGCACCAGGCTTGGCCCCCAGCAGGCCGCTTTTGACATTGGCCGCATAGCTGAGGTGCTGGAGTCCGTGGTGGCCCACCCTGACTTCCAGAGGGTGGACACCACTGCATTCTCACCACGGCCAGAGGAGCTCCTACAGCAGCTGGAGGAGGCTGTGGCCGCCACCACATCCCTTTAGTGCATGCTGCAAGGATCGGGTGCAACACATCCTTGGGGGACCCTGGAGGTACCAGTGTGGAAGGCAGTCACCCTGTGCTAGGGTCCCTTCTGGAAATAAAGCTCTGTCCTCCTGTGTGGCCTGGGATGTGTCACCTCCATGTTGAACTGTCACCTCGGCGTCCCAGGCACAATTCCTGCTCTTTGGGGTCTGACATGTCCTGGCTGTCGGCATCCCTGGGGCCCCGATGCCTGTCCATAGGGTCCAGGCTCCTTGTCCTCgtgaggcccagccaggactggGAACTGGATCTGGTGAGGGGGAGGTGCATGGGGAGGTGTTGGTCATTTGGACCCACGGCAAGGAGGCTGGGAATGTGCTGGGGACTCAGGAGTGTGGCTAGGTTTTCTtctcccccacacccccagcaTTTCCTCAGCAAAGGTCAGCATCCAAGCTGACAGGCCTCCCATCCTCAGCAGTGCAGGGCAGCTGTCTCGTCTGGCAGGGCCCCCTCTGCAGTAGCACCACATCCCTGCATGAGTCCACACATCTCCCACTGGAGCAAGACACTCAGTGTAGGGTGGAGACACTGGGGCCCAAGGCAGCCCCAAGACCAAAGGCCTGTGTCT
Proteins encoded in this region:
- the JMJD4 gene encoding 2-oxoglutarate and iron-dependent oxygenase JMJD4 isoform X2 — its product is MDREARVFAESHFRGLEGCLPGRVCPKLDRVDFIEKPDSFSYADFFKGYLLPNLPCVFSSAFTEGWGSRRLWVTPSGKPNFDYLLQNYGDVVVPVANCGVREYNSNPKEHMPLRDYISYWKEYIQGNYSSSRGCLYLKDWHLCRDSSAEGVFTLPIYFSSDWLNEYWDALDVDDYRFIYMGPTGTWSPFHADIFRSFSWSVNICGRKKWFFFPPGQEEALRDCHGSLPYDVTSPTLLDSRLHPMRDHCSPPLEVTQEAGEMVFVPSGWHHQVHNLEDTISINHNWVNGCNVANMWHFLQQELCAVQQEITEWRDSMPDWHHHCQVIMKSCSGINFEEFYHFLKVVAERRLLLLAKGMGPGKVEGGKGTRLGPQQAAFDIGRIAEVLESVVAHPDFQRVDTTAFSPRPEELLQQLEEAVAATTSL
- the JMJD4 gene encoding 2-oxoglutarate and iron-dependent oxygenase JMJD4 isoform X1; translation: MDREARVFAESHFRGLEGCLPGRVCPKLDRVDFIEKPDSFSYADFFKGYLLPNLPCVFSSAFTEGWGSRRLWVTPSGKPNFDYLLQNYGDVVVPVANCGVREYNSNPKEHMPLRDYISYWKEYIQGNYSSSRGCLYLKDWHLCRDSSAEGVFTLPIYFSSDWLNEYWDALDVDDYRFIYMGPTGTCWSVNICGRKKWFFFPPGQEEALRDCHGSLPYDVTSPTLLDSRLHPMRDHCSPPLEVTQEAGEMVFVPSGWHHQVHNLEDTISINHNWVNGCNVANMWHFLQQELCAVQQEITEWRDSMPDWHHHCQVIMKSCSGINFEEFYHFLKVVAERRLLLLAKGMGPGKVEGGKGTRLGPQQAAFDIGRIAEVLESVVAHPDFQRVDTTAFSPRPEELLQQLEEAVAATTSL